One segment of Solanum stenotomum isolate F172 chromosome 1, ASM1918654v1, whole genome shotgun sequence DNA contains the following:
- the LOC125849746 gene encoding tubby-like F-box protein 6 isoform X2 encodes MKWGYGSKSRCRQSSVVAVAEETEGIDEGLVESCWANLPLELLREVLMRIEDTESKWPLRKSVVACSGVCRSWREIMKELVKTPEVSGKLTFPISVKQPGPRDTLLQCFIKRNQTTQTYHLYLSLTQALADDGKFLLAARKYRKATCTDYTISLDANEMSKGGGTCIGKLRSNFLGTKFTAYDSILPYAGAKLVKSRSTRLVGSKQMNPRVPAGNYEVAHISYELNVLGARGPRRMHCVMDAIPASAIKPGGIAPTQVDFPMDNSGSSLPMRFLRSKSSRLDKSLSGPIETQREGSLVLKNKAPRWHEQLQCWCLNFHGRVTVASVKNFQLVASPENGAAGPEHEKVILQFGKVGKDMFTMDYRYPLSAFQAFAICLSSFDTKIACE; translated from the exons ATGAAGTGGGGATATGGGTCAAAGTCAAGGTGTCGCCAGAGTTCAGTGGTGGCTGTGGCGGAGGAAACAGAGGGGATTGATGAAGGGCTTGTGGAGAGCTGTTGGGCTAATTTGCCTTTAGAGTTATTGAGAGAGGTTCTTATGAGGATTGAAGATACAGAATCTAAATGGCCTTTGAGGAAAAGTGTTGTAGCTTGTTCTGGAGTGTGTAGGAGCTGGAGGGAGATTATGAAGGAGTTGGTGAAGACTCCTGAAGTTTCTGGCAAGTTAACTTTCCCAATTTCTGTCAAGCAG CCTGGTCCACGAGACACACTCCTTCAGTGCTTTATAAAGCGAAACCAGACAACACAGACATATCATCTATACCTTAGTTTGACTCAAG CATTGGCTGATGATGGCAAGTTTCTTCTTGCTGCTCGGAAGTACAGGAAGGCCACCTGCACTGACTACACTATATCACTAGATGCAAATGAAATGTCAAAGGGAGGTGGCACTTGTATCGGGAAATTAAG ATCAAATTTCCTTGGAACCAAGTTTACTGCATATGATTCTATTCTTCCTTACGCTGGAGCCAAGCTGGTGAAGAGCCGTTCCACTAGGCTTGTGGGCTCAAAACAAATGAATCCTAGAGTGCCTGCTGGAAACTATGAAGTTGCTCATATTTCATACGAGTTGAATGTACTTGGAGCCAG GGGGCCAAGAAGAATGCATTGTGTGATGGATGCTATCCCAGCTTCTGCCATTAAACCTGGAGGTATAGCTCCCACACAGGTTGATTTCCCAATGGACAATAGTGGTTCCTCTCTTCCAATGCGATTTCTTCGATCCAAATCAAGTCGCTTGGATAAGTCTTTGTCTGGGCCTATAGAAACTCAACGAGAAGGTTCACTGGTTCTGAAAAATAAGGCTCCCAGATGGCATGAGCAGCTCCAATGTTGGTGTTTGAACTTTCATGGTCGGGTAACCGTCGCCTCGGTGAAGAACTTTCAGTTGGTGGCTTCTCCAGAGAATGGTGCGGCTGGACCAGAACATGAGAAGGTTATTTTGCAGTTCGGTAAAGTAGGGAAGGACATGTTTACAATGGATTACCGCTACCCACTATCAGCATTCCAGGCATTTGCCATATGCCTTAGCAGCTTTGACACTAAAATTGCTTGTGAATGA
- the LOC125849746 gene encoding tubby-like F-box protein 6 isoform X1 has translation MKWGYGSKSRCRQSSVVAVAEETEGIDEGLVESCWANLPLELLREVLMRIEDTESKWPLRKSVVACSGVCRSWREIMKELVKTPEVSGKLTFPISVKQPGPRDTLLQCFIKRNQTTQTYHLYLSLTQALADDGKFLLAARKYRKATCTDYTISLDANEMSKGGGTCIGKLRSNFLGTKFTAYDSILPYAGAKLVKSRSTRLVGSKQMNPRVPAGNYEVAHISYELNVLGASRGPRRMHCVMDAIPASAIKPGGIAPTQVDFPMDNSGSSLPMRFLRSKSSRLDKSLSGPIETQREGSLVLKNKAPRWHEQLQCWCLNFHGRVTVASVKNFQLVASPENGAAGPEHEKVILQFGKVGKDMFTMDYRYPLSAFQAFAICLSSFDTKIACE, from the exons ATGAAGTGGGGATATGGGTCAAAGTCAAGGTGTCGCCAGAGTTCAGTGGTGGCTGTGGCGGAGGAAACAGAGGGGATTGATGAAGGGCTTGTGGAGAGCTGTTGGGCTAATTTGCCTTTAGAGTTATTGAGAGAGGTTCTTATGAGGATTGAAGATACAGAATCTAAATGGCCTTTGAGGAAAAGTGTTGTAGCTTGTTCTGGAGTGTGTAGGAGCTGGAGGGAGATTATGAAGGAGTTGGTGAAGACTCCTGAAGTTTCTGGCAAGTTAACTTTCCCAATTTCTGTCAAGCAG CCTGGTCCACGAGACACACTCCTTCAGTGCTTTATAAAGCGAAACCAGACAACACAGACATATCATCTATACCTTAGTTTGACTCAAG CATTGGCTGATGATGGCAAGTTTCTTCTTGCTGCTCGGAAGTACAGGAAGGCCACCTGCACTGACTACACTATATCACTAGATGCAAATGAAATGTCAAAGGGAGGTGGCACTTGTATCGGGAAATTAAG ATCAAATTTCCTTGGAACCAAGTTTACTGCATATGATTCTATTCTTCCTTACGCTGGAGCCAAGCTGGTGAAGAGCCGTTCCACTAGGCTTGTGGGCTCAAAACAAATGAATCCTAGAGTGCCTGCTGGAAACTATGAAGTTGCTCATATTTCATACGAGTTGAATGTACTTGGAGCCAG CAGGGGGCCAAGAAGAATGCATTGTGTGATGGATGCTATCCCAGCTTCTGCCATTAAACCTGGAGGTATAGCTCCCACACAGGTTGATTTCCCAATGGACAATAGTGGTTCCTCTCTTCCAATGCGATTTCTTCGATCCAAATCAAGTCGCTTGGATAAGTCTTTGTCTGGGCCTATAGAAACTCAACGAGAAGGTTCACTGGTTCTGAAAAATAAGGCTCCCAGATGGCATGAGCAGCTCCAATGTTGGTGTTTGAACTTTCATGGTCGGGTAACCGTCGCCTCGGTGAAGAACTTTCAGTTGGTGGCTTCTCCAGAGAATGGTGCGGCTGGACCAGAACATGAGAAGGTTATTTTGCAGTTCGGTAAAGTAGGGAAGGACATGTTTACAATGGATTACCGCTACCCACTATCAGCATTCCAGGCATTTGCCATATGCCTTAGCAGCTTTGACACTAAAATTGCTTGTGAATGA